One genomic window of Garra rufa chromosome 24, GarRuf1.0, whole genome shotgun sequence includes the following:
- the twsg1b gene encoding twisted gastrulation protein homolog 1-B: MQPSSVLFLFLLSSFSLALACNKALCASDVSKCLIQELCQCRPSDGNCSCCKECLMCLGSLWEECCDCVGMCNPKNFSDTPATAKSTVEELQRPIPSLFRALTEGDAPINMMVVSFPVAEELSYHQNLVSFLETMEDAHQNVSLPGNSIHASYDTQDKQCTVVYFDDCVSIRQCKQYCESMGGSKYRWFHNACCECIGPECVDYGSKAVKCMNCLY; encoded by the exons ATGCAGCCTTCATCAGTGTTGTTTCTTTTTCTTCTGTCAAGTTTTTCTCTCGCTTTGGCCTGTAATAAAGCTCTGTGCGCCAGTGACGTCAGCAAGTGTCTCATTCAG gaGCTGTGTCAGTGTCGGCCGTCGGATGGGAACTGCTCGTGTTGTAAGGAGTGTCTGATGTGTTTGGGTTCTCTGTGGGAGGAGTGCTGTGATTGTGTGG gCATGTGTAACCCCAAGAACTTCAGCGACACGCCGGCGACGGCCAAGAGCACCGTAGAGGAGCTGCAGCGGCCCATTCCGTCCCTCTTCAGAGCGCTGACCGAAGGAGACGCACCCATCAACATGATGGTGGTGTCGTTCCCCGTCGCCGAAGAGCTGTCCTACCACCAGAACCTGGTGTCCTTCCTGGAGACCATGGAGGACGCTCATCAAAACGTCTCTCTGCCCGGAAACAGCATCCACGCCAGCTACGACACGCAAG ATAAGCAGTGTACGGTGGTGTATTTCGACGACTGCGTGTCCATCCGTCAGTGTAAGCAGTACTGCGAGTCGATGGGAGGATCCAAGTACCGCTGGTTCCATAACGCCTGCTGCGAGTGCATCGGACCCGAGTGTGTGGACTACGGCAGCAAAGCCGTCAAATGCATGAACTGTCTGTACTGA